In the genome of Rhodoplanes sp. Z2-YC6860, one region contains:
- a CDS encoding 4,5-dihydroxyphthalate decarboxylase, with protein sequence MGKLQLTVAVSRYDHVADVLNGIVGVEGIELNVLNLPLHDIFYRAVQFKEFDVAEISFAKYVSMISQGDDALIALPIFPSRVLRHSANFVRADGPVKTPKDLQGRRVGVPEWAQTAGVYARGMLMDEYKLDLASIEWVQAGQDQPGRQEKVQLRLPPGVSIRAVSDKSLADMLIDGELDAALMAQPPVRYLQGHPNIARMFPDWLQAEQQYAARTKIVPIMHTIAMRRAIVEEHPWAAANLFRAFDEARRRSVERTMYGGITYFPILWGFEHARATQNLFDGEYWPYGIEPNRRTLEAFLRYAHEQGVCHRLLKPEELFPQQVWGSYRV encoded by the coding sequence ATGGGCAAGCTTCAACTCACCGTGGCGGTCAGCCGCTACGATCACGTGGCCGATGTGCTCAACGGCATCGTGGGCGTCGAAGGCATCGAACTGAATGTTCTCAATTTGCCCCTGCACGATATTTTCTACCGCGCCGTCCAGTTCAAGGAGTTCGACGTCGCGGAAATCTCCTTCGCCAAATACGTCTCCATGATTTCGCAGGGAGACGACGCGCTGATCGCGCTGCCGATCTTCCCGTCCCGTGTGCTTCGGCATTCTGCAAATTTTGTGCGCGCCGACGGCCCGGTGAAGACTCCCAAGGATCTGCAGGGGCGGCGCGTCGGCGTCCCCGAGTGGGCGCAAACCGCCGGCGTCTATGCGCGCGGGATGCTGATGGATGAGTACAAACTCGACCTGGCATCCATCGAATGGGTCCAGGCCGGGCAGGATCAGCCGGGCCGGCAGGAGAAGGTGCAGCTCAGGCTTCCGCCCGGGGTCTCGATCCGTGCGGTTTCAGACAAGTCGCTGGCCGACATGCTCATCGATGGCGAACTCGATGCCGCGTTGATGGCGCAGCCGCCGGTGCGCTATCTGCAAGGGCACCCCAATATCGCGCGGATGTTTCCGGACTGGCTTCAGGCCGAACAGCAATACGCCGCGCGCACCAAGATCGTGCCCATCATGCACACGATCGCGATGCGCCGGGCGATCGTCGAGGAGCATCCGTGGGCGGCCGCCAATCTGTTCAGGGCGTTCGACGAGGCTCGCCGACGCAGCGTCGAACGCACGATGTATGGGGGGATCACCTATTTCCCCATCCTGTGGGGCTTCGAGCATGCGCGGGCGACGCAGAACCTCTTCGACGGCGAATACTGGCCGTATGGCATTGAGCCCAATCGCCGGACGCTGGAAGCGTTTTTGCGCTATGCGCATGAACAGGGCGTCTGCCATCGCCTCTTGAAGCCCGAAGAATTGTTTCCGCAGCAGGTCTGGGGTTCGTATCGGGTGTAG
- a CDS encoding ABC transporter ATP-binding protein, whose protein sequence is MEVSSEPLLNVRGLAAGYGDIQVLWGVDLDVPRNSIVSIVGPNGAGKTTLLLTLSGMVRVRAGSWHFAGKDLTGSSPHVIVDQGIAHVPEGRRLFRTLSVRDNLLLGSFHRTDRAEVQRDLEFVFETFPVLRERASQDASTLSGGEQQMCAIGRGIMARPKLLIIDELSLGLAPAVVEMLAESLPKVRDQNIAILLVEQDVATAFEISDYGYVLESGKVKMSGRSSELLARPDVRDVYLGMA, encoded by the coding sequence ATGGAAGTGTCATCGGAGCCATTGCTGAACGTTCGCGGTCTTGCGGCCGGATACGGGGACATCCAGGTTCTCTGGGGCGTCGACCTGGACGTGCCCCGCAATTCCATCGTGTCCATCGTCGGCCCGAACGGCGCCGGCAAGACAACCTTGCTGCTGACTTTGTCCGGAATGGTGCGCGTCCGCGCCGGTTCTTGGCATTTTGCCGGGAAGGATCTGACCGGCTCATCACCCCACGTGATCGTCGATCAGGGCATCGCGCATGTGCCCGAAGGCAGGCGTCTGTTCCGGACGCTGAGCGTCCGCGACAATCTGCTGCTGGGTTCTTTCCATCGGACCGATCGGGCCGAAGTCCAGCGCGACCTCGAGTTCGTGTTCGAGACCTTTCCGGTCCTGCGCGAGCGCGCGTCACAGGACGCCAGCACCCTGTCGGGTGGCGAACAGCAGATGTGCGCCATTGGCCGCGGCATCATGGCGCGGCCGAAGCTCCTGATCATCGACGAGCTTTCGCTCGGCCTTGCGCCGGCCGTGGTCGAAATGCTGGCCGAGAGTCTGCCCAAGGTCCGTGACCAGAACATTGCGATCCTGCTGGTGGAGCAGGACGTCGCGACGGCCTTCGAGATTTCGGACTACGGCTATGTGCTGGAATCCGGCAAGGTGAAGATGTCCGGCCGTTCGAGCGAACTCCTGGCCAGGCCTGACGTGCGCGACGTCTACCTCGGCATGGCCTGA
- a CDS encoding (2Fe-2S)-binding protein, whose protein sequence is MNAPIGDETVEIDFILNGKPLRRQVQVRQHLADFLRQELELTGTHLGCEHGVCGACTVLIDGATARGCLTLAVQASGRRVDTIEGMSTSGALAELQQEFIARNAAQCGFCSSGMLLTSYELTQQGGHLSRDEIREFISGNMCRCTGYHAIVDAIEAVLKRRQGQTNG, encoded by the coding sequence ATGAACGCTCCCATTGGCGACGAGACTGTCGAGATCGATTTCATTCTCAATGGCAAGCCGCTGCGCCGGCAGGTGCAGGTGCGGCAGCACCTTGCGGATTTCCTGCGCCAGGAGCTGGAATTGACGGGCACTCATCTGGGCTGCGAGCACGGCGTCTGCGGCGCTTGCACCGTGCTGATCGACGGCGCCACGGCCCGTGGTTGCCTGACGCTGGCGGTGCAGGCCTCTGGCCGCAGGGTCGACACGATCGAAGGAATGTCCACCAGCGGCGCCCTTGCGGAATTGCAGCAGGAATTCATCGCGCGCAACGCCGCGCAGTGCGGGTTCTGTTCATCGGGCATGCTGCTCACGTCCTACGAGCTAACGCAGCAGGGCGGCCATCTCTCACGGGATGAGATCCGCGAGTTCATCTCCGGCAACATGTGCCGGTGTACCGGCTATCACGCCATCGTCGATGCAATCGAAGCCGTGCTGAAGCGGCGGCAAGGCCAGACCAATGGCTAG
- a CDS encoding Bug family tripartite tricarboxylate transporter substrate binding protein → MAVVIAAAALGVVRLARADAIEDFYRGRSISIVIGYGVGGGYDTYARLLGRHLGKHIPGNPSMVPQNMPGAGGLKATQYLYGVAPKDGTAIGTVARGQPLTPLLLGDKSFDPLRLTWIGSVTDEASLCLSWGTSRVKNWQDLLTKDVLFGGEGQGADPDMFATALNRIFGTRIKIITGYHSTRELTLGMERGEIEGVCGISASTLISQQPEWVARKTVNLLVQMAARKDERFSSVPLIGDLVQNDEQRKVIGLVIAGQAIARPFFAPPDVPEDRKTALRAAFDATMKDPEFRADAQRSNMDVNPMPGADMEAFLKNLYATPKDVVQKASAAIQIGR, encoded by the coding sequence ATGGCGGTCGTCATAGCTGCCGCAGCGCTTGGTGTCGTGCGGCTGGCGCGCGCCGATGCAATCGAGGATTTCTATCGCGGACGTTCGATCAGCATCGTCATTGGTTACGGCGTCGGCGGCGGCTACGACACCTATGCGCGGCTTCTGGGCCGCCATCTCGGCAAACACATCCCCGGCAATCCATCCATGGTGCCGCAGAACATGCCCGGGGCCGGTGGGCTGAAGGCCACGCAATATCTCTATGGCGTCGCGCCGAAGGACGGCACCGCGATCGGCACCGTGGCGAGAGGTCAGCCGCTGACGCCGCTGCTCCTCGGCGATAAGAGTTTCGATCCGCTGCGGCTCACTTGGATCGGCAGCGTCACCGACGAGGCGAGCCTTTGCCTCTCCTGGGGCACGTCGCGCGTCAAAAACTGGCAAGATCTGCTGACCAAGGACGTGCTGTTCGGCGGCGAGGGGCAGGGCGCCGATCCGGACATGTTCGCGACGGCGCTGAATCGCATCTTCGGCACCAGGATCAAGATCATCACCGGCTATCATTCGACGCGCGAACTGACGCTCGGAATGGAGCGCGGCGAAATCGAAGGTGTGTGCGGCATCTCCGCGAGCACGCTGATCAGCCAGCAGCCCGAATGGGTGGCGCGCAAAACCGTCAATCTCCTGGTCCAGATGGCGGCCCGCAAGGATGAACGTTTCAGTTCAGTCCCCTTGATCGGCGACCTCGTCCAGAACGACGAGCAGCGTAAGGTGATCGGCCTGGTGATCGCGGGCCAGGCCATCGCACGGCCGTTCTTCGCGCCGCCGGATGTTCCGGAGGATCGCAAGACCGCGCTCCGTGCGGCATTCGACGCGACCATGAAGGACCCCGAGTTTCGCGCGGACGCGCAACGCAGCAATATGGATGTCAATCCGATGCCGGGTGCCGATATGGAGGCGTTTCTCAAAAATCTCTACGCGACGCCAAAGGATGTCGTGCAGAAGGCATCGGCCGCCATTCAGATCGGTAGATAG
- a CDS encoding FAD binding domain-containing protein: MKARGFRYVKPSTLKNALQILHDAGADAVPLAGGQSLLAGLNLRLSAPSLLVDISGLTELSGRTEQADSIRIGAATRHAELLRCPLIQKHLPLLTKAAPHIAHAAIRNRGTIGGSLAYSDPSAELPACAIALDAALVLASVTGEREVKAEQFFKGLFETDLRPGELIVAVKFPKVSADTKCLFLELARRHGDFAMIGIAARIAMDGPKIANARVVYFGAVEHAKLARLTSAALTGLTAPIGDFSALHNAIQDDVVAQESPGLRSDTVRHLAEVLTRRAMGEIASEVAA, from the coding sequence ATGAAGGCACGAGGCTTCCGTTACGTTAAGCCGAGCACTCTGAAGAATGCGCTGCAGATTCTTCACGATGCGGGTGCGGATGCCGTTCCGCTCGCCGGCGGCCAGAGCCTTCTGGCCGGGCTCAATCTGCGGCTGTCCGCGCCGTCGCTTCTGGTCGACATCAGCGGCCTCACCGAGCTGTCCGGCCGCACCGAACAAGCCGACAGCATCCGCATCGGAGCCGCGACCCGGCACGCCGAGCTGCTGCGCTGCCCGCTGATCCAGAAGCATCTGCCGCTGCTGACGAAAGCTGCGCCGCACATCGCGCACGCCGCCATCCGCAATCGCGGCACGATCGGCGGCAGTCTCGCCTATTCCGACCCCTCGGCCGAGCTTCCGGCTTGCGCGATCGCGCTGGACGCCGCGCTGGTGCTGGCCAGCGTGACGGGAGAGCGCGAGGTCAAAGCCGAGCAGTTCTTCAAAGGCCTGTTCGAGACCGACCTGCGGCCGGGCGAACTGATCGTCGCGGTGAAATTTCCCAAAGTTTCTGCCGATACAAAATGCCTCTTCCTCGAACTCGCGCGCCGGCATGGCGACTTCGCGATGATCGGGATCGCGGCGCGCATCGCGATGGACGGCCCCAAAATCGCCAATGCCAGGGTCGTGTATTTCGGCGCCGTCGAGCATGCCAAGCTGGCGCGTCTGACTTCGGCTGCACTGACGGGTCTAACGGCTCCCATCGGCGACTTTTCAGCACTGCACAACGCAATCCAGGACGATGTCGTCGCCCAGGAAAGCCCCGGGCTGCGCAGCGACACGGTCAGACATCTCGCCGAAGTGCTGACGCGCCGCGCGATGGGCGAGATCGCCAGTGAGGTCGCAGCATGA
- a CDS encoding xanthine dehydrogenase family protein molybdopterin-binding subunit has product MASEHNSHRPIGARLPRQELQRLLSGRGRYIDDIKLTRMLHACFVRSPHPHARITAIDTAQAMAAPGVEAVYTARDINPRCEPFMGVALHRPGHRSAPQHLLADERAVWQGQPVAVVIAATRAQAEDAAELVSIEWYPLPAVAEHLHAIEADAAVVHPELGNNLAFDFSLSKGEPDKAYAEADIVIEETLRFERQMAMTLETRGLIADFDPSENSLRVIHAHQSPFQMQHVYSKHLGIPEHKVQVTSPDIGGAFGMKLNIYTDEIATVVASMLLGRPVKFCVDRLESFVSDAHARDHVIRCSIAVKKSGEITAMELDDLGAVGAYGMPFRFNVAEGMMAITVAGAPYRFENYRGRTRSVYVNKNLVGMYRGVGMPFACITAELLTDWAADRLGMDTVEFKRRNYRAKSELPCVTPGGQRLETVSFHECLEALVKLIDYDGLRREQRELREKGIYRGLGISTFCEQTAYGAPYYGPSGASISTQDGCTLRLEPTGSLRCLTSLTDQGQGTLTAIAQIVADSVGVAVDQVAVAGGDSSLSTYGGGAWASRGTAIGGEAALRAGLMLKRNILSLAATISQTSPDQLDVVGGHVVNAKTGDAVLSLADIGRIGYFRQDTLPADFDVQLSVTASFAGNDKLYYMANGVQASYLEVDCATGFIKVLRQWAVDDCGRVINPLLVDEQVRGGIVQGIGATLFEECIYSDDGNLQNGTMADYLVPMASEMPDIAVAHVETPEASTKLGAKGIGEAGLIGAMGAVWVAVNDALKPLGARVTHQPFTPQRILDALAQAKR; this is encoded by the coding sequence ATGGCTAGCGAACACAACTCGCATCGCCCGATCGGCGCTCGCCTTCCGCGGCAGGAGCTGCAGCGCCTGCTCAGCGGCCGCGGCCGTTACATCGACGACATCAAGCTGACGCGTATGCTGCACGCCTGCTTCGTGCGCAGCCCCCACCCGCACGCCAGGATCACCGCAATCGACACCGCGCAAGCCATGGCTGCGCCGGGCGTCGAGGCCGTGTACACCGCCCGCGACATCAATCCGCGTTGCGAACCGTTCATGGGCGTCGCGCTGCACCGGCCGGGACATCGCTCGGCGCCCCAGCATCTGCTCGCCGACGAGCGCGCGGTTTGGCAGGGCCAGCCGGTCGCGGTGGTGATCGCGGCGACGCGCGCACAGGCGGAGGATGCCGCCGAGCTCGTCTCGATCGAGTGGTATCCCCTGCCCGCCGTTGCCGAGCACTTGCACGCGATCGAAGCCGACGCGGCGGTGGTCCATCCCGAGCTCGGCAATAATCTCGCCTTCGATTTTTCGCTGTCGAAGGGCGAACCGGACAAGGCCTACGCCGAGGCCGATATCGTCATCGAGGAGACGCTGCGGTTCGAGCGCCAGATGGCCATGACGCTGGAAACGCGCGGCCTGATCGCGGATTTCGACCCGAGCGAGAACTCGCTTCGAGTCATTCATGCGCACCAGTCGCCGTTCCAGATGCAGCATGTCTACAGCAAGCATCTCGGTATTCCCGAGCACAAGGTGCAGGTGACGTCGCCCGACATTGGCGGCGCGTTCGGCATGAAGCTGAACATCTACACCGACGAGATCGCCACTGTCGTCGCAAGCATGCTGCTCGGCCGGCCGGTCAAGTTCTGTGTCGACCGGCTCGAGTCGTTCGTCTCGGACGCCCATGCCCGCGATCACGTCATCCGATGCAGCATCGCGGTGAAGAAGTCGGGCGAGATCACCGCGATGGAGCTCGACGATCTGGGCGCGGTTGGCGCCTACGGCATGCCGTTCCGCTTCAACGTGGCCGAAGGCATGATGGCGATCACGGTCGCCGGCGCCCCCTACCGATTCGAGAATTACCGGGGGCGGACACGCAGCGTCTACGTCAACAAGAACCTGGTTGGCATGTATCGCGGCGTCGGCATGCCCTTCGCCTGCATCACCGCCGAACTGCTGACCGACTGGGCCGCCGACCGGCTCGGTATGGACACGGTGGAGTTCAAGCGGCGCAACTACCGCGCCAAGTCCGAACTTCCCTGCGTGACCCCGGGCGGACAGCGGCTGGAAACTGTCTCGTTCCACGAATGCCTGGAAGCCCTGGTGAAGCTGATCGACTACGACGGGCTCCGGCGCGAGCAGCGCGAACTTCGCGAAAAAGGAATCTACCGCGGTCTCGGCATCTCGACCTTCTGCGAGCAAACCGCGTATGGCGCCCCCTACTACGGACCCTCGGGCGCATCGATCTCCACCCAGGACGGCTGCACGTTGCGGCTCGAGCCGACAGGCTCGTTGCGCTGCCTCACCAGCCTCACCGATCAAGGCCAAGGCACGCTGACGGCGATCGCACAGATCGTGGCCGATTCCGTCGGCGTCGCGGTCGATCAAGTGGCCGTCGCCGGTGGCGACAGTTCGCTGTCGACCTACGGTGGCGGTGCGTGGGCATCGCGGGGCACCGCGATCGGCGGCGAAGCTGCATTGCGCGCCGGCCTCATGCTCAAGCGCAACATCCTTTCGCTCGCAGCCACCATCAGCCAGACATCGCCCGATCAACTTGATGTGGTCGGCGGTCATGTCGTGAACGCCAAGACCGGCGATGCCGTGCTCTCGCTCGCGGACATCGGCCGGATCGGATACTTCCGTCAGGACACCCTGCCGGCCGACTTCGACGTGCAGCTGTCGGTCACGGCGAGCTTCGCCGGAAACGACAAGCTCTACTACATGGCGAACGGCGTCCAGGCGAGCTACCTCGAGGTCGACTGCGCCACCGGCTTCATCAAGGTGCTGCGCCAGTGGGCGGTCGACGACTGCGGTCGGGTGATCAATCCGTTGCTGGTCGACGAACAGGTGCGCGGCGGAATCGTCCAGGGCATCGGCGCCACCCTGTTCGAAGAATGCATCTACAGCGACGACGGCAATCTCCAGAACGGCACCATGGCCGACTATCTCGTACCGATGGCTTCGGAAATGCCCGATATCGCGGTTGCCCACGTCGAGACGCCGGAAGCCTCCACGAAGCTCGGCGCCAAGGGCATCGGCGAGGCCGGCCTGATCGGCGCCATGGGCGCCGTCTGGGTCGCGGTCAACGATGCGTTGAAGCCGCTCGGCGCGCGGGTGACGCATCAGCCGTTCACGCCCCAGCGCATCCTCGACGCGCTGGCTCAAGCCAAGCGGTAG